The following are encoded together in the Halopiger aswanensis genome:
- a CDS encoding MATE family efflux transporter, which produces MTGGGRVVDLVARTLERAGIIDAERFRPTMELAWPRIVTGFAIMSKQTADLAMVGIAVGTAGTAGLAFALAYWEIVTLVGLGLAGGTVSLVSQNYGGEATDRASLVVTQSVVLAVAIALPLVAGFLVFAEELIGLFDATPDSLAHGSTYLVFVAPAVCFELCNLIASRTYTGVGDTYTEMVVRAGGAALNIVLSAAFIFGAGMGVAGAALGTTLSTGFVTVVLGWGMTGRSYGRLGMEPSPVPITRSGPWFEASLARQLLEIATPEIGRRLAQGLIVFPLLWVAASFGPVIVTAVEVGRRVRSLINSINWGMGLAASSLVGQHLGADEADEAGAYGAAIVRLSVAIYAVAAALVIVFADPIASLFVGADEVAQAGAFVAVGAVSSIGFGIDGTATGALLGAGDTRKPFVASLLGRYAFALPAAALGLVTPLGIGGLYLALLLETYVPAGINYWLFRRGDWRAVSRRYRPSSEAG; this is translated from the coding sequence AGCCGGGATCATCGACGCCGAGCGGTTCCGCCCGACGATGGAGCTGGCCTGGCCCCGGATCGTCACCGGCTTCGCCATCATGTCCAAGCAGACGGCCGATCTGGCGATGGTCGGAATCGCGGTCGGGACGGCCGGAACGGCGGGGCTGGCGTTCGCGCTCGCGTACTGGGAGATCGTCACGCTGGTCGGCCTCGGCCTCGCGGGCGGCACCGTCTCGCTCGTCTCGCAGAACTACGGCGGCGAGGCGACCGACCGCGCGTCGCTCGTCGTCACCCAGAGCGTGGTGCTCGCGGTCGCGATCGCGCTCCCGCTGGTGGCGGGCTTTCTCGTCTTCGCGGAGGAGTTGATCGGGTTGTTCGACGCCACGCCGGACTCACTCGCACACGGTAGCACCTACCTCGTCTTCGTCGCGCCCGCGGTCTGTTTCGAACTGTGCAATCTGATCGCCAGTCGGACGTACACGGGCGTCGGCGACACGTACACGGAGATGGTCGTGCGGGCCGGTGGCGCAGCGTTGAACATCGTCCTCAGCGCCGCCTTCATCTTCGGCGCCGGGATGGGCGTCGCCGGCGCGGCGCTCGGCACGACGCTCTCGACCGGCTTCGTGACGGTCGTACTCGGCTGGGGGATGACCGGCCGCTCGTACGGCCGGCTCGGGATGGAGCCGAGCCCCGTCCCGATCACGCGGTCGGGCCCGTGGTTCGAGGCGTCGCTGGCGCGACAGTTGCTCGAGATCGCGACGCCGGAGATCGGCCGGCGGCTCGCGCAGGGGCTGATCGTCTTCCCGCTGCTGTGGGTCGCCGCGTCGTTCGGCCCGGTGATCGTCACCGCCGTCGAGGTCGGCCGGCGCGTCCGGAGCCTGATCAACAGCATCAACTGGGGGATGGGGCTGGCCGCGAGTTCGCTGGTCGGTCAGCACCTCGGCGCGGACGAGGCCGACGAGGCCGGCGCGTACGGCGCGGCGATCGTCCGGCTCTCGGTCGCGATCTACGCCGTCGCGGCGGCGCTCGTCATCGTCTTCGCGGATCCGATCGCGAGCCTGTTCGTCGGCGCCGACGAGGTCGCCCAGGCCGGCGCGTTCGTCGCCGTCGGTGCCGTCAGTTCCATCGGCTTCGGGATCGACGGCACCGCAACCGGGGCGCTGCTGGGCGCGGGCGACACCCGCAAGCCGTTCGTCGCCTCGCTGCTCGGCCGGTACGCGTTCGCGCTCCCGGCCGCGGCGCTCGGGCTGGTTACGCCGCTCGGCATCGGCGGCCTCTACCTCGCCTTGCTGCTCGAGACGTACGTGCCGGCCGGAATCAACTACTGGCTGTTCCGGCGGGGCGACTGGCGAGCGGTGAGCCGGCGGTACCGGCCGTCCTCGGAGGCCGGGTAA